AAAAAATCAAGGTGTTGCACTATTTCAAGACTAAACATATGTATCGTCACTTTCTTACCTAAACATATTTTGTGGGTATCATTGTTTCCTTCTTTCAATGAAAAATTGCTAGGATGTCTACAGCTAGCTAATTACTTTGCATTCTTACAAATTTTTTGAGAGGTTATTGCAAGCAAATTAGCTCTCTTTCTAAATCCACATTCAAGATTCATCAAGAAACACATTGTTGTTGCTATGTATAACAAAAAATTACTTCTATCACCTATCTAAAAATGCTTCTCTTATTGCATTCATTTCATCATTTGATCACATCATCTAATATTGATTCATTCAAGCAATTCTTCACCAAACAAACACCATTTCCCCTGCCTCCAATAGCAAGGCCTTTCCCCATCACAGATAACGCGAATTAGTAGGTTAGCTGAGACGAGCAAAGGCATTGGAGGGGCCGTCTGCACACGACTGCTGCAGCGTATCAGCACGAAGAGATGCTCGTGCAAACCTCCAACGAGGCGCCCTAGCTTAGCTCGCGGACTGCTACTCCGCGGGGCATCTGCAGAAGAAGTCCAAGTAGTTCATAGCTATTAGTGAGATCAAAAGCTCCAAACTGTGGAAAAGAATCTTGTTCTTGCAATTGCTAATGTGTGTTTGGAGCTATAGACATCAAGAAAGTTGGAGATGGGACCTCATGTCTTTTGATATATATTGAAATTGATACAACATCTTTCTATTTTCCCTAAATCACCACCACCATCATCAAACAAGTTGGGCTAAAAAACAATCACCATTCCACTTTTTGGTCTTCCTAAATTATTGCATCAAATATGACTATGGATCTTCAAGAAAAGACATTTTAGCCATGGGGtctaaactctctctctctctctcatcatcgTCCATGGGATCATAGAAGTCCCTAATCACAAAAAAAGATATTTTcacaaactctctctctctctctgcataaTCATCATCTATGGAATCATAATAGAAGTCCCTAATGAGCTCAGCCTCAGTAAAAAACAAATATCTTATCacaaaactctctctctctctctctctcatacacaGAGAGAACAAGTCAAACCAACTGTTGCACATTCAATTCCACCAAAATCAGAAGCAACAACCATCTCAAAATCAAGAAACAAAACACCATCAAAAGTGATCAAGAAAAACTGCAATTTCTTGCAAGATGtaatctttttttaaaaaacttttTATTTCAGACCTGAGTTTGATTACAACAAATGAAGGAAGAAACATGTCCAAATCCCCCTCTCCTCCTCTCCTCAACCAAAACCTCAGTCCTCCTCTGCATACTCACCAACACATTATTCCACGCATTCACCCTCGAATTCCCTCTGCTGGGCAGCCCCACATTCATCGCCGCCAAATCGTCGCTCCTCACGCTCAAaacctcctccgccgccgcgccGTCGAGGACCCAAATCAGGCAGGAGCAGAACCCCTTCGTGATCTCGGAATCGCTGTCGATTCTGAACCTCATCGCCCCATTCCCGTCCATGGCCGCCTCCAGCCAGACCTGCGTCGTGCAGCCCAGCACGCGATTCTCCTGAACCCTCCGAGCCTCGTCGAAGGGCGGCAGAATCGCCGCGTAGTGGAGCAGCCGCTTCACCCTGTCGATCGGCGCCGGCAGCGACCGGAATTCGAGCCCTAATCTCTGCAGCCTCTCCGACACGCTTGAGGGCGGTTGTACCTTGGCGCAGCGGTGGATTGTGACGCAGGAGAGCGGAAAGGCTGGATTTTTCGAGGTGGGATCGGAGGGGAATCGCGAAATTGGGGGGTTCTTGAAGATGGGTCTTTGCGGATTGAGGTGGATGTGTGAGGGGCCTGCTGCGTCCATGAAATTTTTTACtgggtttgtgaagaagaatGGCGGAGATGGAGAGAGGTGTGTTCTTACTGTGAAAGATCCCATTTTTCTGTGTGGGTTTCTGCGAGTGTAAACCGTTGAAGTTAGTTAgttgagagtgagagagagggagaggagagagggagaggagagagggagagagagagatcctcGAACTGCGGAATtgctttgagagagagagagagagagagagagagagagagagagattatacTTCCGTTTGCACCATAGAAGGCGGCAAAacctttatatataataaaataaaaagttaaaataattGTAAAAGAATTCCACAAAAACCTCATCAATAATTCAATATCATCATTAATAAGgacaaatttatttattaattatatatatatatatatatatataattacttaAATGAATTTTCACTTTTAAATTAgttaatctatttaatttaatgtCAATCAATAAATCCCTAACaatttatttgaatataaaatGAGCATATTGTTTTCAATTTTGTAAggataaatattttatagaatatAGAGATAACTATAGTTTCTATTCTAGATTTGGTGACATAAGTTTGCTATGAATCTTGAAAATGACATTTTATGGGGAGACAGCTATtataaccagggggcttagcccactggccaccgggtcctcacttaagtgaagtgacccgggttcgatccctcttgggagcgaattggagatgggagatataaggtggatgttggtgaatggagagataaggtggttcttggagtggatggggaactaattctaacatctaacatgactttgcccgatcaaaaaaaaaaaaaaaaaaaaaaaaagctattaTTATTTATAGTCTACCACACTAGCCGTCAGCAAAATGATggacgatttttttttctttttttatgatATACTTTGATTTAGTCAGAGTGAATATTCAATTTGATTCCATGACTTTCATAGATACAGTTAACCTTTTTATTTATGtgatgaatatatttatttaattatataagtgTATTAGATACATTTAACCTTTTTACTTATGTGAtgaagtatttaattatatataagtgTGACTGTGTGAGTCACGTGACAGCAATCTACAAAAGAATTTATGTGCTGGACTAAGCTCAAGAATTCTATGCACGATCATCAATATTTAATATTACAAACTAAAATGcgtaacaaaattaatttagaaGTGTTTATGAGGTTGCGTGAAAGCTTCTTAGAATAATACTACAAGGAAAAGGCGTGCAAGAAAAAGAACATCAATTTTCATGGAAAAATGGCTATTTTTCTTAACTTGTGATGTGTATAAGATAACAAAATGATGAAGTAAAGACATGACTTTTTTTCGATTATAGGAAAATTATATTCGGTTTTATCTCTTTCTTATTCATTTAGTAAACCATGCTAATTCCAAATTTTAGGTCCTAAATATTCGACTAGAGAGATAATCTCCAAAAAGATCATGAATTCGATATATCCACCTAACCTCTCTATTTGTCCATGCACTTTATTTgccttatttaatatttttgtctAACTATTACGATTCCTTTTGACTTtctgcaaaaaataaataattgttaCAGCTGCGTCACTGCATACTACATActctatttatttttaaaggTTGTAAGCAAAATCATTTAAATTTGACTTCCTTTGCTAATAATAGAATCGTAGTTCATTTACCATTTACAGAGACGAGATTATGTTATCAAATTAGCATGTAGTATCAAATTTAGATCATACTTTTaaggtattattaatcctaaaaGTTTTAGAAGCCGGCGAAATATctctataaatatataaattcccaccaaaacttcataaatatcattattaataataattaatttaattattaattacattattatttataactatattcatatataattaattattaaaaatcattttaatatttaaattaattaatcaacttAATTCAATAtcaatcaataattttttaatacttGCCTTGGCCAAGAACGAGTTTGTCCCTTATAGGAACTCCAAATTAACCCGAACTCCGCTTTTAGTCGCGACATAATTCATCACTCCAAGAAATagacatgaaaaaaaatataaattcgtgCAATATTCACATTTCACTGGTTGCTGCATTTGAGTATAAAACACATTTTACAGATGAAAATTGACTATCGAAATTAATACTATTAGTGTAACATTTCCGATCCAAATAAGGTAAAAAGAGAACTAGATGATATTTGCAGCAAGAGAGCTCTAAATCACGGACCTGCAGAAGCATGGATTTTTGCAGATCTTGAAATC
The genomic region above belongs to Salvia miltiorrhiza cultivar Shanhuang (shh) chromosome 5, IMPLAD_Smil_shh, whole genome shotgun sequence and contains:
- the LOC131025348 gene encoding sufE-like protein 2, chloroplastic, which produces MGSFTVRTHLSPSPPFFFTNPVKNFMDAAGPSHIHLNPQRPIFKNPPISRFPSDPTSKNPAFPLSCVTIHRCAKVQPPSSVSERLQRLGLEFRSLPAPIDRVKRLLHYAAILPPFDEARRVQENRVLGCTTQVWLEAAMDGNGAMRFRIDSDSEITKGFCSCLIWVLDGAAAEEVLSVRSDDLAAMNVGLPSRGNSRVNAWNNVLVSMQRRTEVLVEERRRGGFGHVSSFICCNQTQMPRGVAVRELS